The genomic segment TTTATAGGATTGTTGTTCTAGTTTGTTAAGTAATTCCTTTATTTTATTGCTATACTCATCCATGAATTCTACGTGATGAAGCTCTTCCTCCAATTTTTCATAGCGCCATAAAGAGGGATCTTTTTGCACATTAACGATGTGATCTAAGAGTACTAGGCACACGTTCTTGATAATAACCGGGTATATGTTCTCCTTCTTACCCCTTTCCATCATCGACACAAAAATTTGATAAACCTGTGCCCACTCCTTATTATAAACGCGACCTCTGATGCTTCTAAGAAGCTTTTCATAATCCACGTCCAGTTCAAAATCAATGGATGAATCATTTAAATAGAGTATATTACTTGGACCGTGATAGAATTTACAGGATATATATTTTTGACTTTCTTTAAGAATTCTATGCAGCTCCATACCCTTACCTTTTGCTATCACAATACTCACAGACAGATTGATATACATGTTGAGCATATAAGCAATTCTTTTTGCCAAGGATAAAGGATCATCAATGGCATCTGATGGGGTGATCAGTACAAATTCTTTTGGGCTTAAATCAACAATCTCCCCAACAGTTCTACGATGTATTATCTCAGATATAATGTTTTTAATGCTAAAACTTAATAACTGAATGTCTTTTATCTTTTGACTATGGATAGCTCCTGCTAAGGCATCAATCTGTATATAAAACATGAGATTTGACTCCATCTGCACATGAATGCTTAAATCCTGAAGGAATTGGTGGAACTGTATAGGACATTGTGGTTCCTCATGCAAAATTGATCGCACCATCTTCTCACGATAAAGCTTCTCACCTCTTCTTGCCTGAATCTTATTATCAATACTTTTGGCTTTTTTCTCTTTATCTTCATCAAGCAATTGAATAACCTTTGTGATAGCTTCTTTAAGGTCATGTACCTTCATGGTTACTTTGAGTATATAATCTATTACACCTAACTGCATAGCCTTTTTCACTAATTTAAAATCATCATAATTACTGAGTACAAGTATTTTTCCTGTAAACTGTTGCTTTTTTAATTCCTGTATCAGTTGTATACCATCCATGTTGGGCATCTTAAGATCTGTGATGATAATATGAGCTCCATACTCTTCAATCATTTTAAGAGCTTCTAGTCCATCTTTGGCTTCCCCAATTAGTTCAACACCCATCTCTTCCCACTCAATCATATTATGGAGTGCCAAACGCACGACCCTTTCATCATCAACAATTAGTATTTTGTACATATGACCACCTCTATACATGATAAGGTATTTTGATTGATACTTTTGTTCCGTTTTTGTTACTGTCTATATTGATTCCATATTGTTGTCCATAATGCAGCTTGATACGTTGCTCTACATTATGGAGTCCAATACTGGATAGTTGATTCTTTGATTTGTAATGAACACTTTTAATCTTCTTTAGACTTGCTTTACTCAGACCTCTACCATTATCCAAAATATCCAAGATTATAGTTCCGTCCTCTAATCGCCCATTAATTGTAATTATACCAGTATAGTCAATGTCTTCAAAACCATGAATGATAGAGTTTTCTACAATGGGTTGTAGCAACAACTTGGGTATGCAACATGATAATATTTCTTCTGTCAGCTCATGGTGTAACTGAAAACTCTCACCATATCGAATCCGTTGTATAACAATATAATGCTGGATATTCTCTATTTCTTTTCTAAGAGTAATGAACTCATTTTTATCGTTGATGGTATCACGTAACAAACTGGCCAAAGCATCAATACCATCGGATACACTATAGGATTGACTCATCATGGCAGTAAACTTCAATGAGTTTAGTACATTGAACAAGAAATGAGGGTTAATTTGGGCCTGAAGCATATTGAGTTCAGCTTCTCTCTTTTCTTTTTCTTCCTCTTCCAATTGAATGATGAGATGCTGAATACGTTTTAGCATACGGTTAAAGTTTTCAGTAAGATAACCAATCTCATCCTTTTTATGATAATCTAATTGGATGGATAAATCCCCTTGTTCAGCATGTTTCATGACATCCACTAATTGATTAAGAGGTCTAAAGATTGCCTTGGTCAATATAAGAGCTAGGACAAAAGCTATCGCAATACAACTTATAACCACTATAATAAATAATCGATCTAATTGATAGGTCTCTTCATTTAAATAAGAATAGGGTATTAGACATACGAGATAATAATCTGTTTTATCGATTGGTGCATAGGTTGCAACATACCATTCATCCTCCAGTTCAATTGAAAAATAAGCATCCTCTTCTGTCTTCATGTTATGTAATATCATGGACTGGCTGTCTATCTGACCTCTTAGATCATACTGATTACTACTGATAATCCAACCTTCACCATCAAGAATCATGGCTTTTATCCCCTGATCAATATTGATCAAACCTTCATAGACTTCTGAGAAAAACTCCTCTTGAATGGACATGATCATGTAGCCCATAGGTTGCAAAGTAAACCCCTTGTTAATGGCTCGTGTTATAATAATTGCATCTTGTTCACTATTGGCATCAAAATAAGATTTTCCTCCATATTCATAAGCCTTCTGACGAACATAAGGATAATGAGATTTGTCCAAGATTTTATAGCCATAATTAAAGAAGTAAACATTGTCATCGGTTAGTATTTCAAAATAGTTCATATAATTTCCCATGACATAATTATTGAAAATAATATCTTCAATAGCTGTAGAAATGGTAATACGCTCCAACTCACCGTATGTTTCGTATTGATAGAGATTATTTTGAACCTCATCCAGAACCATGACACCATCAAGGGTGGCTTCTATATTCTCAAAGTGATTGGCTAAATGATTGGCTGTTTCTATCACTGTCTTACTTGCAAATAAACTTATTTTAGACATAATATCTTTTCTGCTTTGAATATTAAAAATAAGACCAACTATGATTATGGGTATAATCGATATGCTAATAAGAGATAGTAATAATTTATGTTTAATCGTTAAGGTCATCACCTATCACCTTCATCCTAAAAGTAGTTCTATTCTATCCTTTAAGTCCTCCTATTGTCAATCCTGATGTAATACGCTTTTGAAGTAAAGCATAAACAATAATCGTTGGTAGCATGACTATAACGAGACCTGCAAAGAGAGCACCCCAGTCAGTTGAATATCGTTGGACCTCCATAAGATTAATTAATCCAATAGGTAATGTTCTTTTTGACTCGGAAGCAATATAGGTTAAGGAATAGCCGTATTCGTTCCAGAAACCCATGAAGTTAAATATGGTAATTGTAATAATAGCAGGTTTAGCCATAGGTACCATGATACGCCATAAAATACCGTAATAAGAACATCCGTCTACGATGGCTGCTTCTTCAAATTCTTTAGGTATACTACCAAAGAAACCTGATAAAATAAATATGGTATAGGGGAATGCAGTAAAAGCATATACCATACTCAGACCGATACGTGTATCATAAAGATTCATTTGTTGAAGAATCATGAACAATGGCACGATACCAAGAATCGGTGGCAAAAATAAACCAATCAGATATATTTGCTTAAATAAAGATCGGAATTTGAACTCATAACGGGTGAGAACATAGGCTGAACCTATACTCATAGTAATGCAAATCAATAGTCCTAAAACTGTTACAAAGATAGAATTAAAGAAATAATCCCCCATATTGGCTTTCTCAATAGCGTTTATATAATTGATTAAGTTAAGACTACCTGGTAATTTCCATGGATTTTCGTAAAACTCAGTACTTGTTTTAAAGGACGTCAAGATGGTCCATATAAGAGGGAATATAACAACTATTGTATTGATGACCAAGATTATACGAATCAATAACTTACTCATACTCCATCTTGTTTCTTCTTTCTTCTTCATCGCTGTACTCCTTTCATTCTAGTATTGTACAACCTCTTTTTTAGTCAAACGATTGGCAATGTAGGCTAGAAGTAAAGAGATTACTAGAACAAGAATACCTACACACATAGCATAACCAAAGTTACCATTAGCAAATGCTTGCTTATACATATAGACAGATAAAATGTTGGAGGCATCATCAGGTCCTCCCTTTGTCATTATGTTGACATAAGCAAAACTTCCGTTAAACACACCAAGAATATTAAATATGATAGTAACACGTACCACTTCCCAAATTAGAGGAAAGGTTATGTTTCTAAACTGCTGCCACTGACTTGCTCCGTCAATGATGGCTGCTTCATAGAGATAAGTAGGTACCCCTTCCATGGATGCCATATAGAGAACCATATAATACCCAACTGCTTGCCATACCATGGTGATTGCTAATGACCATAGAACTGTATTCGCATCTCCCAGCCATACTCGAGTAAGATTTTCTAATCCCACAAATTCCAAAAAGGAGTTGAGAATACCTAAGCTAGGATGATAAATAAACATAAAAAGAATAGAAATGACAACCAGAGATAGTACATTAGGGAAGAAAAAGACAACTCTATAGAATCCCTTTTCCTTAAACTTCATTTTAGTTATGCTAAAAGCAAAAAGTAAAGCTAAGGTCATCGTCATAAGTGGTACAACTGCTAATAAAAACAAGTTATTCCCTAAAGCTCCCCATACTTTTGCATCATTGATCAGAGTAACAAAATTATTAAAACCTATAAACTCTGCTTGACCAGAAATACCGCTCCACCTATAAAAAGCCATGATTATGGACCTTACACATGGATAAAACCCAAATATCATGTAGCAAATAAATGTGGGTAAGACACATAATGAGATAAATAAACTTCTCTTTTTTGATTTCATATTTCAGCACCTTCTTCATCATCACTTTTCAATCTTGATTTATTATCTGAGGTAAAATAGGGGTCATTTGTCTGATGACAATCAACCCCTAATGAACTTCATTATTGTTCTAACATGGTTTTACGTACACTTGCATTAGCCTCTTTTACACGTTCTAACCAACCGTCTACATCAATATCACCATTCATTAAACTATTAATAGCGTTCCAGAACTCTTCTTGAACTTTTACCTCTACATAAGGTACTACCTTCCAATCAAAGTTAAGTGCCTGTGCGTCATATTTATCAAAGACGGAATAACAGTTATACATAGCTTCTGATATATATTCTTTTGCTAGCTCTACACCACCTACAACTGGCATGACAGCAGTTGTTAGTTCAGCCTTAAGTGCAATGTTTTCTGCTTTATATTGATACTTCATGAATTCTTTTGCCATTTCAATGTTTTTAGCATTCTTAGGTATGTAATGTCTTTCAAACCCAGAATTGACATAAGGTTTGTCTTCTGCATTTAACCTGGGTGCAGGTATAAAGCCATATTTAAACCCTTCTTCTGGGGTTACATCTTTCATTTCATTTTCCATCCATGTTCCACTAGGGATAAAAAGTGCTTGACCTTGTAAGAAGGCAGTTTGTGCCTGAGTATGATTCATAGCTACTGTACCCTCTAGTAAAAGATTTTCACTAGCTATCTTGCCATAGACATCTAACACTTCTTTTACCTTTGGATCTTCCCATGCATCTTCTGCGTAATTGAGAATTTTATCAACTTCTTCTTTACCAGCACCTGATGCCAACATAGAACCTAGGATAAATTCATTGTATACTGGGTAAATGCCCTGATAAGTGAATAAAGCACGATCTGTTTCTTCTGCTTTCTCAGCAAAGGCAAAGAACTCATCCCATGTCTGTGGTTCTTCCCAACCTTTTTCATCGAATAATCCCTTGTTATAAAATAAACCAAGAACAGACATATTCACAGGTGCAAAGTAAATGTTGCCATCATCTAATGGACTACAGTAATCCAAGAATCCAGGTATTATTTTATCCTTTAGAAGAACACCATCCCCATCAAGAGATTCTGATTCAAAAACATCGTTAAGGGGTAATAAAGCCCCGTCACCTAACATAAGTGTATCCAGTTCTCCAGCATAAATATAATCAGGTGGGTCACCAGCTACAAGGCGTGGTCTTATTATATCAACAATCTTTGGGCTAATAGTTAACTCAACTTCGACATTGGGGTGATCTTCTTCAAATTGCTCAATAACTGCATCCCAATACCCTCTTCCGTATCCACCTTCAAAAGCTGCTACATCTAAAACTTGTTTTTCTTCAGGCTCGCCTTTCTGATCATTAGAAGCCCCTTTTTCTTCTACTGTTTTATTTGTATCTGTATTTTCCTTAACCTCATTGCTACATCCTGCTAACGTACTAAAAACTAAGATTAAAGCTAATAGTAATGTTAATATTCTTCTTACTTCCATTCATTTTTCCTCCCTCTAATATTTTCACTTGTTGACAAGCTACTCATTCATCTTACCTGTATATATAAATGATTAAAATGTCTTATTTTTACTTCCATTAGTCTAAATTTTACATAGATACTGATAGTCTTATTATATCAAAGTAATGTAACTAAAATAAACCGTGAGATTCAATCATCCCACGGCTTATCTTGTCTATAATATTAAATTATTTTGTATAGAGTGTTTGTATCTCTTTCTCAATCTCTCCTTGCTCGTTGACGGTTTGAGTGTAAGTTCCCCATGCTTTTCCTGTACTCCAGAAAGTTTTAAAATTGTCTTGATTAATTTTAGGGGCAAAATCCATTTCATCTTTTGTCATATCATAAGTGAAACCACTTAATGCAATAAGCAATCCCCAACTTGCTAATGATCTGGCATAATGGTGTCCGCACTCTATATCGCTCCATGGATTTCTTTTTATACCATCATAACGGTCCCGACATGCCTTAGTTATGGTCAGTGCTTCATCAATATAGCCTTCATAAATCAAATGAGTTGCCACCTGATACTCAATTCCAGACCATACCTCATCGGAGTAAACAAAAGGTAACTTTGGTCTGCCTCCCTTTGGCCATGTACATAATAGCAAGCCAGCTTCATCATTAAGGGCATAGGTTCTCTGAACATTGACGTGATCTTCCATTGAAGATTTGAAGTTATAATCAAAAATAGATTTAACAGCTTTTTTAACATGTTCTCTTGGTAAGACATAACCCAGGCCTGCCACATGAGCTAAAGTCTGACCAAATAATTGATCTGATAGACATCCTTTACCATACTGATATTTGTATTGATTAACATCTTCAATCTGTTGAACATAGTATTCCTCATCCCACAGTATTGAATTCATACGGAGATTTCCCTCTTCAAAAGCTTTCTGATACTTTTTTGCATTATCCGTATCACCAAAATATCTGGCTATTTCAGAACCTGCTTTTAAAGCACCATAAAACATAGAATTAACCAAAGCATTAGGGCCATAAAACTCAATATCATATGTATTATGTTGTTGGCTATCCAGTACATAATCACCATCTTGATCCCAGTGAACAAATGCATAGTCCAAAGCTTTCTTCGCCTTTTCCCATACACTTCTTAAGAATTCATCATCACCAGATAACTTCCACTCTCGATATAAGCGTATAACGGTACCTAACTGACCGTCAGCAGCTGGATGTACTTGGAAGTCCCAAGGAAATGGTTTTCCAAACAATTTATCTGTTCTGAAATTCATTCTACCATTTTCATCTGTCTCTAAATTGAATTCTGTGTTTCTCGCTGACTGTTCTAGTGTTGGGAATAAAAATGCTAGTGTTTGTGCGTAATTCCATACATGGGTACATGTACCATGACAAGATCCAAACTGATCATGGCTGCCTTCCCAAGCCATAAAATGTCCACCTTCTATTCTAAAACAAGTGGTACTGCGAATAACAGTAATGTTGTTTGCAATGGCTTCGATTACATGACTTGGTAAAGTTGTAGAATACAGCGCTTCAGTGAATTTTCTTGATTC from the Vallitalea okinawensis genome contains:
- a CDS encoding response regulator, with translation MYKILIVDDERVVRLALHNMIEWEEMGVELIGEAKDGLEALKMIEEYGAHIIITDLKMPNMDGIQLIQELKKQQFTGKILVLSNYDDFKLVKKAMQLGVIDYILKVTMKVHDLKEAITKVIQLLDEDKEKKAKSIDNKIQARRGEKLYREKMVRSILHEEPQCPIQFHQFLQDLSIHVQMESNLMFYIQIDALAGAIHSQKIKDIQLLSFSIKNIISEIIHRRTVGEIVDLSPKEFVLITPSDAIDDPLSLAKRIAYMLNMYINLSVSIVIAKGKGMELHRILKESQKYISCKFYHGPSNILYLNDSSIDFELDVDYEKLLRSIRGRVYNKEWAQVYQIFVSMMERGKKENIYPVIIKNVCLVLLDHIVNVQKDPSLWRYEKLEEELHHVEFMDEYSNKIKELLNKLEQQSYKKIDNQDSVIEQVEQYILGNMNKKITLKKLAEYVHLNPSYLSRLFKQIKGVSLIDYSNQLKIDKAKEILQQEDISIQQVGRAIGIQDPYYFNKVFKKYVGISPSVYKKAWGQK
- a CDS encoding sensor histidine kinase is translated as MTLTIKHKLLLSLISISIIPIIIVGLIFNIQSRKDIMSKISLFASKTVIETANHLANHFENIEATLDGVMVLDEVQNNLYQYETYGELERITISTAIEDIIFNNYVMGNYMNYFEILTDDNVYFFNYGYKILDKSHYPYVRQKAYEYGGKSYFDANSEQDAIIITRAINKGFTLQPMGYMIMSIQEEFFSEVYEGLINIDQGIKAMILDGEGWIISSNQYDLRGQIDSQSMILHNMKTEEDAYFSIELEDEWYVATYAPIDKTDYYLVCLIPYSYLNEETYQLDRLFIIVVISCIAIAFVLALILTKAIFRPLNQLVDVMKHAEQGDLSIQLDYHKKDEIGYLTENFNRMLKRIQHLIIQLEEEEKEKREAELNMLQAQINPHFLFNVLNSLKFTAMMSQSYSVSDGIDALASLLRDTINDKNEFITLRKEIENIQHYIVIQRIRYGESFQLHHELTEEILSCCIPKLLLQPIVENSIIHGFEDIDYTGIITINGRLEDGTIILDILDNGRGLSKASLKKIKSVHYKSKNQLSSIGLHNVEQRIKLHYGQQYGINIDSNKNGTKVSIKIPYHV
- a CDS encoding carbohydrate ABC transporter permease gives rise to the protein MKKKEETRWSMSKLLIRIILVINTIVVIFPLIWTILTSFKTSTEFYENPWKLPGSLNLINYINAIEKANMGDYFFNSIFVTVLGLLICITMSIGSAYVLTRYEFKFRSLFKQIYLIGLFLPPILGIVPLFMILQQMNLYDTRIGLSMVYAFTAFPYTIFILSGFFGSIPKEFEEAAIVDGCSYYGILWRIMVPMAKPAIITITIFNFMGFWNEYGYSLTYIASESKRTLPIGLINLMEVQRYSTDWGALFAGLVIVMLPTIIVYALLQKRITSGLTIGGLKG
- a CDS encoding carbohydrate ABC transporter permease, yielding MKSKKRSLFISLCVLPTFICYMIFGFYPCVRSIIMAFYRWSGISGQAEFIGFNNFVTLINDAKVWGALGNNLFLLAVVPLMTMTLALLFAFSITKMKFKEKGFYRVVFFFPNVLSLVVISILFMFIYHPSLGILNSFLEFVGLENLTRVWLGDANTVLWSLAITMVWQAVGYYMVLYMASMEGVPTYLYEAAIIDGASQWQQFRNITFPLIWEVVRVTIIFNILGVFNGSFAYVNIMTKGGPDDASNILSVYMYKQAFANGNFGYAMCVGILVLVISLLLAYIANRLTKKEVVQY
- a CDS encoding carbohydrate ABC transporter substrate-binding protein yields the protein MEVRRILTLLLALILVFSTLAGCSNEVKENTDTNKTVEEKGASNDQKGEPEEKQVLDVAAFEGGYGRGYWDAVIEQFEEDHPNVEVELTISPKIVDIIRPRLVAGDPPDYIYAGELDTLMLGDGALLPLNDVFESESLDGDGVLLKDKIIPGFLDYCSPLDDGNIYFAPVNMSVLGLFYNKGLFDEKGWEEPQTWDEFFAFAEKAEETDRALFTYQGIYPVYNEFILGSMLASGAGKEEVDKILNYAEDAWEDPKVKEVLDVYGKIASENLLLEGTVAMNHTQAQTAFLQGQALFIPSGTWMENEMKDVTPEEGFKYGFIPAPRLNAEDKPYVNSGFERHYIPKNAKNIEMAKEFMKYQYKAENIALKAELTTAVMPVVGGVELAKEYISEAMYNCYSVFDKYDAQALNFDWKVVPYVEVKVQEEFWNAINSLMNGDIDVDGWLERVKEANASVRKTMLEQ
- a CDS encoding GH116 family glycosyl-hydrolase produces the protein MDKLIYSNDVLYAPYEKKKYTEKHTQAAFLLGGIGTGNISVGARGEFRDWEIYNSPGKGNTSNYTFFSIWTKEEGKEKKAKVLESKLQPPYLNMSIGYSAEKCAGLPRFESSKMSSEYPFVTVELEDDSMPVEVTMEAFTPFIPLNADDSGIPGTVIRYKVKNTSDQPQEVAIAGSLTNSVGFVRNSIWGFTDVVGETYNEKRDNDGIKGIFMGCNKLKESSVKYGNLSLMTNEENVSMKPNWYNGAWWDGIHEYWDDFSEDGELNEEIEKIGLESQKGHKTHKVGALSVKKHIQPKEEKIFEFILTWFMPNRPNEWSVDVYDYNSDEENTMKNHYASQFTDSWNAGEYLIKNMDRLECESRKFTEALYSTTLPSHVIEAIANNITVIRSTTCFRIEGGHFMAWEGSHDQFGSCHGTCTHVWNYAQTLAFLFPTLEQSARNTEFNLETDENGRMNFRTDKLFGKPFPWDFQVHPAADGQLGTVIRLYREWKLSGDDEFLRSVWEKAKKALDYAFVHWDQDGDYVLDSQQHNTYDIEFYGPNALVNSMFYGALKAGSEIARYFGDTDNAKKYQKAFEEGNLRMNSILWDEEYYVQQIEDVNQYKYQYGKGCLSDQLFGQTLAHVAGLGYVLPREHVKKAVKSIFDYNFKSSMEDHVNVQRTYALNDEAGLLLCTWPKGGRPKLPFVYSDEVWSGIEYQVATHLIYEGYIDEALTITKACRDRYDGIKRNPWSDIECGHHYARSLASWGLLIALSGFTYDMTKDEMDFAPKINQDNFKTFWSTGKAWGTYTQTVNEQGEIEKEIQTLYTK